A genomic region of Labrys wisconsinensis contains the following coding sequences:
- a CDS encoding SEL1-like repeat protein produces MRQSVPWSVKGVGPDARETAKELARRSGMTLGQWLNAMIAEQTSEREEQADAGAAASSPLASLASRLAEIDRRSSSTASAAAPAVAASAREVAGGAGFEPKQAFERVRATESRTADLIEGLMRRNADNEARTAQLIETLARSNREAETKTANALAAVAKWIEAAERAPKAAESTEAAAAVRAVAGRLDQIEAKLPKVEEPGTSPIKAAIDKLDERLSGLMGQKPAVSREDALARDAAELERRLGGLAEQMAASPRPAQPEPAAYTRPAQPEPAAYTRPAQPEPAAYTRPVQPEPTPSYPRPALPETERGEHAARIESKLSRILDTLSDRRTGEVAPPAAKPITLDRAIDEISTRQRILDGDTARAEPAWPPRPIRPPQDPAALAYASGLDGVKSQIASLTREIAELRQAGRPQQPDLAKDPAITALRDDIGAVSRGLESLASQGGLDALESRIAWMADRIEELRQDGASEVALRTVEGHLGEIARGLSRLAIPDFARLEDELGAISGRLDRIAARGADASAIELLHRRIEEMARLVADPGRFEEDLQAISDKLDRIAAQAADLSPLDKLHRQLEEMLNAAPEPGRVEGDLRTISGKLDRIAAQTVDLSPLDRLNDRLAEMLSTAPDPGRVEGDLRTISGKLDRLAAQATDPSAIEKLHRRFDDIARQPAADLARLEGNLKGISSKLDVIAASGLDPDLVEALTRRLEQASRTSIGQQAAGLAADPAIAALRQDLAEVSRALAASATTEGLDALESRIAGLADRIDELRSAGASESLLRSVEGQLAEIARSLPRLAVPDMAGMQSDIRAIAGKLDLLASRGVDVAAIQRLQAQAEEIRDLVGEAVRPQAIEALAGRMDELGRRLDRIDAALARQAPQAAAPLEAMISQLAEKLDRAQRPGADERSLDALEQQINRMAERLEAAGSRPPDLGGIERSLADLFAQLRETRADALDAADDAAARAVRDAVAQLPDQSAVLSEDVYRHLADIRSTQDQLGRRTEVTLDAVQTTLERLAERMGQLERDSSAPIGQAVAEPPAPRRPEPAPEPIAAATPAFDGASALADLSLDMPLEPGTGGPRPAAQPAVDPSFGRAVAAAASNPDARRTEFIQAARRAAQAAALEAQAMAQRGGAEIAPEAAEPERETPVEAAPARRRSAARAGLGNRLRRRRVPILLGLAAVVMALGAYQVYDHMASSGEGTSAVRPTAAPAPAPDQPGVSAPLPAPSGTQPPADAAPKPQGALPAPDATAAAAPVPGPPAPAAPAADAGRPSAAVAPINPGVPSLGTAMLPPPDAAAPAAAADTLPARLQQAVKAEDPRALFDLATRLAAGGADADLKAAAQLYQRSGDKGFVPAQYRLGSMYEKGMGVAKDLDLARTWYQRAAAGGNIKAMHNLAVLYAEGAVDGKPDYAAAARWFRQAAERGLRDSEYNYAILVARGLGSTPDLPEAYKWFSLAAAQGDPDAGKKRDDVARRLDAATLAAQKAAVAGFKPQEAPAMANEATLPPASWATASREGA; encoded by the coding sequence ATGAGACAGAGCGTTCCATGGAGCGTGAAGGGCGTCGGTCCCGATGCGCGGGAGACGGCCAAGGAACTGGCGCGCCGGTCCGGCATGACGCTCGGGCAGTGGCTCAACGCCATGATCGCCGAGCAGACCTCCGAGCGTGAGGAGCAGGCCGATGCAGGCGCCGCGGCGAGCTCGCCGCTCGCCTCCCTGGCCAGTCGTCTCGCCGAGATCGATCGTCGCTCGTCCTCGACGGCGTCTGCCGCCGCCCCCGCCGTGGCGGCCTCCGCCCGCGAGGTCGCTGGCGGGGCCGGTTTCGAGCCGAAGCAGGCGTTCGAGCGCGTGCGGGCTACCGAAAGCCGCACCGCCGACCTGATCGAGGGCCTGATGCGGCGCAATGCCGACAACGAGGCACGCACCGCCCAGCTGATCGAGACGCTCGCCCGCTCCAACCGCGAGGCCGAGACCAAGACCGCGAACGCCCTTGCCGCCGTCGCCAAGTGGATCGAAGCGGCCGAACGGGCCCCGAAGGCCGCCGAGTCCACCGAGGCCGCTGCCGCCGTGCGCGCCGTCGCGGGCCGGCTCGACCAGATCGAGGCCAAGCTCCCCAAGGTCGAGGAGCCGGGCACGAGCCCGATCAAGGCGGCGATCGACAAGCTCGACGAACGTCTCTCCGGCCTGATGGGGCAGAAGCCGGCGGTCAGCCGCGAGGATGCGCTGGCACGCGACGCCGCCGAGCTCGAGCGGCGCCTCGGCGGGCTGGCCGAGCAGATGGCCGCGTCGCCCAGGCCCGCCCAGCCCGAGCCTGCCGCCTACACCAGGCCCGCCCAGCCCGAGCCTGCCGCCTACACCAGGCCCGCCCAGCCCGAGCCTGCCGCCTACACCAGGCCCGTTCAGCCCGAGCCCACCCCCTCCTATCCCAGGCCCGCCCTGCCGGAGACGGAGCGGGGCGAGCATGCCGCGCGGATCGAATCGAAGCTCTCGCGCATCCTCGACACCCTGTCCGACCGCCGGACCGGCGAGGTTGCCCCGCCGGCCGCCAAGCCCATCACGCTCGACCGGGCGATCGACGAGATCAGCACCCGCCAGCGCATCCTCGACGGCGACACCGCCCGGGCCGAGCCTGCCTGGCCGCCCCGGCCGATCCGTCCGCCGCAGGATCCGGCGGCGCTCGCCTATGCCTCCGGCCTGGACGGGGTGAAGAGCCAGATCGCCAGCCTGACGCGGGAGATCGCCGAGCTGCGCCAGGCCGGTCGGCCGCAGCAGCCCGACCTCGCCAAGGATCCGGCCATAACGGCGCTGCGCGACGATATCGGCGCGGTGTCGCGCGGCCTCGAGAGCCTGGCGTCGCAGGGCGGGCTGGACGCGCTGGAAAGCCGCATCGCCTGGATGGCGGACCGCATCGAGGAGCTGCGTCAGGACGGGGCCAGCGAAGTCGCCCTGCGCACGGTCGAGGGGCATCTCGGCGAGATCGCCCGCGGCCTGTCGCGGCTGGCGATACCGGATTTCGCCCGGCTGGAGGACGAGCTCGGAGCCATCTCCGGCAGGCTCGACCGCATCGCCGCCCGCGGCGCCGACGCCTCCGCCATCGAGCTCCTCCACCGCCGCATCGAGGAGATGGCGCGCCTCGTCGCCGATCCCGGCCGCTTCGAGGAGGACCTGCAGGCCATCTCCGACAAGCTCGACCGCATCGCCGCCCAGGCCGCCGATCTCTCGCCGCTGGACAAGCTCCACCGGCAGCTGGAGGAGATGCTGAACGCCGCGCCGGAGCCCGGCCGGGTCGAGGGCGACCTCAGGACCATCTCCGGCAAGCTCGACCGCATTGCCGCGCAGACCGTCGACCTTTCGCCGCTGGACCGGCTCAACGACCGGCTGGCGGAGATGCTGAGCACCGCGCCGGACCCCGGCCGCGTCGAGGGCGACCTCAGGACCATCTCAGGCAAGCTTGATCGCCTCGCCGCCCAGGCCACGGACCCTTCGGCCATCGAGAAGCTGCATCGCCGCTTCGACGACATCGCGCGCCAGCCCGCGGCCGACCTTGCCCGGCTCGAGGGCAACCTCAAGGGCATCTCCAGCAAGCTCGACGTGATCGCCGCCAGCGGCCTCGATCCGGACCTGGTGGAGGCGCTCACCCGCCGGCTCGAGCAGGCGTCGCGGACCAGCATCGGCCAGCAGGCCGCCGGCCTCGCGGCCGACCCGGCCATCGCAGCGCTGCGTCAGGACCTGGCAGAGGTGTCGCGCGCCCTTGCCGCGTCGGCGACCACCGAGGGCCTCGACGCGCTGGAGAGCCGCATCGCCGGCCTGGCCGACCGCATCGACGAGCTGCGCAGCGCCGGCGCCAGCGAGAGCCTGCTGCGCTCGGTCGAGGGCCAGCTGGCCGAGATCGCCCGCAGCCTGCCTCGCCTGGCCGTGCCCGACATGGCCGGCATGCAGAGCGACATCAGGGCGATCGCCGGCAAGCTCGACCTTCTCGCCTCGCGCGGCGTCGATGTCGCGGCGATCCAGCGGCTGCAGGCCCAGGCCGAGGAAATCCGCGATCTCGTCGGCGAGGCCGTGCGGCCGCAGGCGATCGAGGCCCTGGCCGGACGCATGGACGAGCTCGGCCGGCGGCTCGACCGCATCGACGCCGCCCTGGCCCGGCAGGCGCCGCAGGCTGCCGCGCCGCTGGAGGCGATGATCAGCCAGCTCGCCGAGAAGCTCGACCGGGCCCAGCGGCCCGGCGCCGACGAGCGCTCCCTCGACGCGCTGGAGCAGCAGATCAACCGCATGGCCGAGCGCCTGGAGGCGGCCGGCAGCCGCCCGCCCGACCTCGGCGGCATCGAGCGCAGCCTCGCCGATCTCTTCGCGCAGTTGCGCGAGACCCGGGCCGATGCGCTCGACGCGGCCGACGATGCCGCCGCCCGCGCGGTGCGCGACGCGGTGGCGCAGCTGCCCGACCAGTCCGCCGTGCTTTCCGAGGACGTCTATCGCCATCTCGCGGACATCCGCTCGACCCAGGACCAGCTCGGTCGCCGCACGGAAGTCACGCTCGATGCGGTGCAGACGACGCTGGAGCGTCTGGCCGAGCGCATGGGCCAGCTCGAGCGGGATTCGTCCGCGCCGATCGGCCAGGCCGTGGCCGAGCCGCCGGCGCCGCGCCGTCCCGAGCCTGCCCCCGAGCCGATCGCGGCCGCGACGCCCGCCTTCGACGGCGCTTCGGCGCTCGCCGACCTGTCGCTCGACATGCCGCTCGAGCCCGGCACCGGCGGACCGCGTCCGGCGGCGCAGCCCGCCGTCGACCCGTCCTTCGGCAGGGCGGTCGCCGCCGCTGCCTCGAACCCCGACGCGCGCCGGACCGAGTTCATCCAGGCCGCCCGCCGTGCCGCCCAGGCGGCCGCGCTGGAAGCCCAGGCCATGGCGCAGAGGGGGGGCGCGGAGATCGCGCCCGAGGCGGCCGAGCCGGAGCGCGAGACGCCGGTCGAGGCCGCACCGGCGCGCCGGCGCAGCGCCGCCCGCGCCGGCCTCGGCAATCGCCTGCGCCGACGCCGCGTGCCGATCCTGCTCGGGCTTGCCGCCGTGGTCATGGCGCTCGGCGCCTACCAGGTCTACGACCACATGGCCTCGTCCGGCGAAGGGACATCGGCGGTCCGACCCACGGCCGCGCCGGCTCCGGCGCCCGACCAGCCCGGCGTCTCCGCCCCGCTGCCGGCGCCGTCCGGCACGCAGCCGCCCGCCGACGCCGCGCCCAAGCCTCAGGGCGCCCTGCCGGCGCCCGACGCCACGGCCGCGGCCGCACCCGTCCCTGGCCCGCCCGCCCCGGCGGCGCCGGCAGCGGACGCCGGCCGCCCGAGCGCGGCGGTCGCCCCGATCAATCCCGGCGTTCCCTCGCTCGGCACCGCCATGCTGCCGCCGCCCGACGCCGCCGCCCCGGCGGCGGCTGCGGACACGCTGCCGGCGCGGCTGCAGCAGGCCGTGAAGGCGGAGGATCCGCGCGCCCTGTTCGACCTCGCCACGCGCCTGGCCGCCGGCGGCGCCGATGCCGACCTCAAGGCCGCGGCGCAGCTCTACCAGCGCTCCGGCGACAAGGGCTTCGTGCCGGCGCAGTACCGGCTCGGCTCGATGTACGAGAAGGGCATGGGCGTCGCCAAGGACCTCGATCTCGCCCGGACCTGGTACCAGCGCGCCGCCGCCGGCGGCAATATCAAGGCGATGCACAACCTGGCCGTGCTCTATGCGGAGGGTGCGGTCGACGGCAAGCCGGACTATGCGGCGGCGGCACGATGGTTCCGCCAGGCGGCCGAGCGCGGCCTGCGCGACAGCGAGTACAACTACGCCATCCTGGTGGCGCGCGGCCTCGGTTCGACGCCGGACCTGCCGGAAGCCTACAAGTGGTTCTCGCTCGCCGCGGCCCAGGGCGACCCCGACGCCGGCAAGAAGCGTGACGACGTCGCCCGCCGGCTGGACGCTGCGACGCTCGCGGCGCAGAAGGCGGCGGTCGCCGGCTTCAAGCCGCAGGAGGCGCCGGCCATGGCCAACGAGGCGACGCTGCCGCCCGCGTCCTGGGCGACGGCGTCGCGCGAGGGCGCCTGA
- a CDS encoding MerR family transcriptional regulator: MPKGKTALAVKSYSYSMIPTLSDTVSSQANASAVYAIGDLSREFGVTLRALRFYEDKGLLNPTRDGLTRLYSARDRENLQLILKGKRLGFTLVEINDMIANQDGTPKLSMSAETVKEQIAHLERQRGEIDEALVELRKSYESLSRGAR, encoded by the coding sequence ATGCCCAAAGGCAAAACCGCCCTCGCGGTGAAATCATATAGCTATTCCATGATCCCAACGCTGTCCGATACCGTGTCATCCCAGGCCAACGCTTCCGCCGTCTATGCGATCGGCGACCTTTCCCGAGAGTTCGGCGTGACCCTGCGCGCGCTCCGGTTCTACGAGGACAAGGGCCTGCTCAATCCGACGCGAGACGGATTGACCCGGCTCTACAGCGCCCGTGACCGCGAGAACCTCCAGCTCATCCTGAAGGGCAAGAGGCTGGGCTTCACCCTGGTCGAGATCAACGACATGATCGCCAACCAGGACGGCACGCCGAAGCTGAGCATGAGCGCGGAGACCGTCAAGGAGCAGATCGCGCATCTGGAGCGTCAGCGCGGCGAGATCGACGAGGCGCTGGTCGAGCTGCGCAAGAGCTACGAGTCCCTGTCGCGCGGAGCCCGCTGA
- a CDS encoding SCO family protein — MATIRFRLLAPVAILVFAAAALGATIFLWHPPAQADAPIGGAYALVDQAGTPVTDRDSLGKITLVFFGYTHSADIGPTTLFEMSETLDRLGPRAEGVNALFITVDPARDTPEVMRRYLSAFPHIRGLTGSQAAVDAALRAYRIDVRKGSASGGNYTIDHTATVFEMDAAGRYVGALDLAAGPDAAAAALAKRLQ, encoded by the coding sequence ATGGCGACGATCCGGTTCCGCCTGCTGGCCCCGGTCGCAATCCTGGTCTTCGCCGCCGCAGCGCTGGGCGCGACCATCTTCCTGTGGCACCCGCCCGCGCAGGCGGACGCGCCGATCGGCGGAGCCTATGCCCTGGTCGACCAGGCCGGCACGCCGGTGACGGACCGGGACAGCCTCGGCAAGATCACCCTCGTCTTCTTCGGCTATACCCACAGCGCCGACATCGGCCCGACGACGCTGTTCGAGATGTCCGAGACGCTCGACCGGCTCGGCCCGCGCGCCGAGGGCGTCAACGCCCTGTTCATCACCGTCGACCCCGCGCGCGACACGCCGGAGGTGATGCGCCGCTATCTCTCCGCCTTCCCCCACATCCGCGGCCTGACCGGCAGCCAGGCCGCCGTGGACGCGGCGCTGCGGGCCTACCGCATCGATGTGCGCAAGGGATCGGCCTCGGGCGGCAACTACACGATCGACCACACCGCCACGGTGTTCGAGATGGACGCGGCCGGACGCTATGTCGGCGCGCTGGACCTCGCGGCCGGCCCGGACGCGGCGGCGGCGGCGCTTGCGAAGCGCCTGCAATGA
- a CDS encoding transporter substrate-binding domain-containing protein: MRGTLGRARLGGFLGLGLWLLAAQPVPAQQIPTRLPAAADAPSLWDTRRRPDPPDLPAARQIRFLTEDDYPPFDFTGASGALEGFNVDIARAVCTELKISCTVQARRWDTIVAALEADQGDVIAASLAATPEARMRLLFTAPYYLTPARFATRRDGGIAEATPGGLAGKHVAVTAGTAHEAYLRLLFPQTAILAKPTDAAAREALQQGEADALFGDGIAIAFWLNGTSSAGCCRLVGGPYLESRFFGEGVAMAVRPADQALKGALDFALFRLWERGIYADLVRRWFPVDPFGGT; the protein is encoded by the coding sequence ATGCGGGGGACACTTGGCCGCGCCCGGCTGGGCGGATTTCTCGGCCTCGGGCTCTGGCTGCTCGCCGCCCAGCCCGTCCCGGCGCAGCAGATCCCGACCCGCCTGCCTGCCGCCGCGGACGCGCCGAGCCTGTGGGACACGCGCCGCCGCCCCGACCCGCCGGATCTGCCGGCGGCGCGCCAGATCCGCTTCCTCACCGAGGACGACTATCCGCCCTTCGACTTCACCGGCGCGAGCGGCGCGCTGGAGGGCTTCAACGTCGACATCGCACGGGCGGTCTGCACCGAGCTCAAGATCTCCTGCACGGTGCAGGCGCGGCGCTGGGACACGATCGTCGCCGCCCTGGAGGCGGACCAGGGCGACGTGATCGCCGCTTCGCTGGCGGCGACGCCGGAAGCGCGGATGCGCCTCCTTTTCACCGCACCCTACTACCTCACCCCGGCCCGCTTCGCCACGCGCCGCGACGGCGGCATCGCCGAGGCGACGCCCGGCGGCCTCGCGGGCAAGCACGTGGCGGTGACGGCCGGCACCGCCCACGAGGCCTATCTCAGGCTCCTGTTCCCGCAGACGGCGATCCTGGCCAAGCCGACCGATGCGGCGGCGCGCGAAGCGCTGCAGCAGGGCGAGGCGGACGCCCTGTTCGGCGACGGCATCGCGATCGCCTTCTGGCTCAACGGCACGTCCTCGGCCGGGTGCTGCCGCCTGGTCGGCGGCCCCTATCTGGAAAGCCGCTTCTTCGGCGAGGGCGTCGCCATGGCGGTGCGCCCGGCGGACCAGGCGCTGAAGGGCGCCCTCGACTTCGCCCTGTTCCGGCTGTGGGAGCGGGGCATCTATGCCGACCTGGTCCGGCGCTGGTTCCCGGTCGATCCCTTCGGCGGGACGTGA
- a CDS encoding GcrA family cell cycle regulator, whose protein sequence is MHWTDERVELLKKLWSEGLSASVIATELGGVTRNAVIGKVHRLGLSGRTKAPVPQAQRRAKPTRAPSHPLRSTASAVRGNTALAIDLMPAADAEPEVVAAPRPAQEVVIPLSERVTIMELREQMCRWPLGDPGREDFRFCGGRSVPGAPYCSHHAAIAYQPVLDRRRERDRERRALRA, encoded by the coding sequence ATGCACTGGACCGACGAGCGGGTGGAGCTTCTGAAAAAACTCTGGTCAGAAGGTCTGTCCGCCAGCGTCATCGCCACCGAACTCGGCGGCGTGACGCGCAACGCCGTGATCGGAAAGGTGCACCGTCTCGGCCTCTCCGGCCGCACCAAGGCGCCGGTGCCGCAGGCCCAGCGCCGCGCCAAGCCGACCCGGGCGCCGTCGCATCCGCTGCGTTCGACGGCCTCGGCGGTACGCGGCAACACCGCGCTCGCCATCGACCTCATGCCGGCGGCCGACGCCGAGCCGGAGGTCGTGGCCGCGCCGCGGCCGGCCCAGGAGGTGGTGATCCCGCTCTCCGAGCGTGTCACCATCATGGAGCTGCGCGAACAGATGTGCCGCTGGCCGCTGGGTGACCCCGGCCGCGAGGATTTCCGCTTCTGCGGCGGCCGCTCCGTGCCCGGCGCGCCCTATTGCTCCCACCACGCCGCCATCGCCTACCAGCCGGTTCTGGACCGGCGGCGCGAGCGCGACCGCGAGCGGCGCGCCCTGCGCGCCTGA
- a CDS encoding 2-hydroxychromene-2-carboxylate isomerase — protein sequence MPRHLDYFLSLSSPWAYMGHAILLDIARRHELSLTYKPVFLGNIFAETGGLPLPKRHPARQRYRLVELQRWRERRNLSFNVRPKFWPFDVNTADRFVAAVAMSGADPGAFIGRAFAAIWEKEQNLGDEAVILRLAQEAGLDGPALLRVAKSDAAEAAYEQNFRDAVSADVFGSPSYVLDGEVFWGQDRLDFLEEALQNRRLPYSSVV from the coding sequence ATGCCGCGCCATCTGGACTATTTTCTCTCGCTGTCGAGCCCGTGGGCCTATATGGGCCACGCCATCCTCCTGGACATCGCCAGGCGGCACGAGCTCTCGCTCACCTACAAGCCGGTGTTCCTCGGCAACATCTTCGCTGAGACCGGCGGCCTGCCGCTGCCCAAGCGCCATCCCGCGCGCCAGCGCTACCGCCTGGTCGAGCTGCAGCGCTGGCGCGAGCGCCGCAACCTGAGCTTCAACGTCCGTCCGAAGTTCTGGCCCTTCGACGTCAACACCGCCGACCGCTTCGTGGCCGCGGTGGCGATGAGCGGGGCCGATCCCGGCGCCTTCATCGGCCGTGCCTTCGCGGCGATCTGGGAGAAGGAGCAGAACCTCGGCGACGAGGCCGTCATCCTGCGCCTGGCCCAGGAGGCCGGCCTCGACGGGCCCGCGCTGCTGCGGGTGGCGAAGTCCGACGCCGCCGAGGCCGCCTACGAGCAGAATTTCCGCGACGCGGTCTCGGCCGACGTGTTCGGCTCGCCCTCCTACGTCCTCGACGGCGAGGTGTTCTGGGGCCAGGACCGGCTCGACTTCCTGGAGGAGGCGCTGCAGAACCGGCGCCTGCCCTATTCGTCCGTGGTGTGA